A genomic segment from Luteibacter aegosomatis encodes:
- the pilG gene encoding twitching motility response regulator PilG — MVIDDSKTIRRTAETLLKKEGCDVLTAVDGFEALAKISDQKPNIIFVDIMMPRLDGYQTCALIKNNAQFRGTPVIMLSSKDGLFDKARGRIVGAEQYLTKPFTRDELLGAIQRFATAH, encoded by the coding sequence ATGGTCATCGACGATTCGAAAACCATCCGACGCACGGCGGAGACCCTGCTGAAGAAGGAAGGCTGCGACGTCCTCACCGCCGTGGACGGGTTCGAGGCGCTGGCGAAAATCTCCGACCAGAAGCCCAACATCATCTTCGTGGACATCATGATGCCGCGCCTGGACGGCTACCAGACCTGCGCGCTGATCAAGAACAACGCGCAGTTCCGCGGTACGCCGGTGATCATGCTCTCGTCGAAGGACGGCCTGTTCGACAAGGCGCGCGGCCGCATCGTCGGTGCCGAGCAATACCTCACCAAGCCGTTTACCCGCGACGAACTCCTCGGCGCGATCCAGCGTTTCGCGACGGCCCACTGA
- a CDS encoding chemotaxis protein CheW: MSENAALTPFELLAHYERACVAHSAGAPERVESEGLWRGIGFRVGRRAFVSGIDEINELLAVPPLTHVPGVQPWLMGVANVRGNLVPAIDLGRFLFDERTPSSERTRLLLVRQHGGTVGLLVDEVFGQRTMDDARRGEGEDESDPRLSRFVTGNIQLGEQSFGLFSMSRLVRAPDFRQAAL, encoded by the coding sequence ATGAGCGAGAACGCGGCACTTACCCCCTTCGAGCTGCTCGCCCACTACGAGCGGGCGTGCGTGGCCCATTCGGCCGGCGCGCCCGAGCGCGTGGAATCGGAGGGGCTGTGGCGCGGCATCGGTTTCCGCGTCGGGCGCCGCGCGTTCGTCAGCGGCATCGACGAAATCAACGAACTGCTCGCGGTGCCGCCGCTGACCCACGTCCCGGGCGTGCAGCCCTGGCTGATGGGCGTGGCCAACGTGCGCGGCAACCTCGTGCCGGCCATCGACCTGGGCCGTTTCCTGTTCGACGAGCGCACGCCGTCGTCGGAGCGCACGCGCCTGCTGCTGGTGCGCCAGCACGGCGGCACGGTGGGCCTGCTGGTCGACGAGGTGTTCGGCCAGCGCACGATGGACGACGCCCGGCGCGGGGAGGGCGAGGACGAGTCCGATCCGAGGCTGTCGCGTTTCGTCACCGGGAACATCCAGCTCGGCGAGCAGTCGTTCGGGCTATTCAGCATGAGCCGTCTGGTTCGTGCGCCGGATTTCCGGCAGGCGGCGCTCTAG
- the ruvX gene encoding Holliday junction resolvase RuvX has protein sequence MSCLFGFDVGTKIVGVAVGNRLTGTARALATLGVRDGEPDWQALDTLRREWLPETLVVGLPLDDDGKEQPMSRTARRFAERLGERYGLPVAFCDERMTSQEAARRFAAGRAAGTRKRSDAQSIDAEAAAVILESYLVS, from the coding sequence ATGAGCTGCCTGTTCGGTTTCGATGTCGGCACGAAAATCGTCGGCGTCGCCGTCGGCAACCGCCTGACCGGCACGGCGAGGGCACTCGCCACGCTGGGCGTGCGCGACGGCGAACCCGACTGGCAAGCGCTCGATACGCTCCGCCGCGAATGGTTGCCCGAGACCCTCGTGGTCGGCTTGCCGCTCGACGACGACGGCAAGGAACAACCCATGTCGCGCACCGCGCGCCGCTTCGCCGAACGGCTGGGCGAGCGTTACGGCTTGCCTGTGGCGTTCTGCGACGAACGCATGACCTCCCAGGAAGCCGCCCGCCGTTTCGCGGCGGGACGCGCCGCCGGGACGCGCAAGCGCTCCGACGCCCAATCCATCGACGCCGAAGCCGCCGCCGTCATTCTCGAGTCGTATCTCGTCTCGTGA
- a CDS encoding methyl-accepting chemotaxis protein, whose protein sequence is MSTTASGAGRERGYTIVIVFLLLAIGLASVDFWWLNNKNGEDREAIALTTQVQVLSQQTAKYALEASDGNRDSFRELSATRNTIDSAVQRLVKGDEKTGMPAYADANATQAGRSIGALANAWHQLDADIGKILNNQDLVLSSGERADLFAKQMPLLNARTDEVLNIIQQKNASSEQTFTIARWMLMADRMIRRVQEILQGGDAAQSAADGLSRDAQLYGSVLKGLVDGNPDGGVRAMSDANARKILDGMQSSWSELVDPVNQLVAASPNLQDVKRAGNQASLDSQTVLLRANESADQIAKLPLTRLFPNVWWGLLGAIGAVLFALLLVYNLVRDQRRRFETTSELNQRNQTAIMRLLDEMGTLAEGDLTIKATVTEDITGAIADAMNSAVDEMRNLVTTINETAVRVSAAAQETQATAMHLADAAEQQAQQISSATSAINQIATSMDTVSKDSAESADVAQRSVQIASRGAEVVRETIQGMDSIRDQIQETSKRIKRLGESSQEIGSIVELINDIAEQTNILALNAAIQAASAGEAGRGFAVVADEVQRLAERSASATKRIETLVQTIQSDTNEAVSSMEQTTAEVVAGARLAEDAGTALGDIERVSNDLSALIQNISAAARQQSAAATDTSATMNVIQEITSQTSLGASQTAESIGNLAQLANDLRLSVANFKLPG, encoded by the coding sequence ATGAGTACGACAGCAAGCGGCGCGGGCCGGGAACGCGGTTACACGATCGTCATCGTGTTCCTTCTCCTGGCGATCGGTCTGGCGTCGGTCGACTTCTGGTGGCTCAACAACAAGAACGGCGAAGACCGTGAGGCCATCGCGCTCACCACCCAGGTGCAGGTGCTTTCGCAGCAGACCGCGAAGTACGCGCTGGAGGCCTCCGACGGCAACCGCGATTCCTTCCGCGAGCTGTCGGCCACCCGCAACACCATCGACTCGGCCGTGCAACGCCTGGTCAAGGGCGACGAGAAGACCGGCATGCCGGCCTATGCCGACGCCAACGCCACCCAGGCCGGCCGCTCGATCGGCGCGCTGGCCAACGCCTGGCACCAGCTGGACGCCGACATCGGCAAGATCCTCAACAACCAGGACCTCGTGCTCTCCTCGGGCGAGCGCGCCGACCTCTTCGCCAAGCAGATGCCGCTGCTCAACGCGCGCACCGACGAAGTGCTCAACATCATCCAGCAGAAGAACGCCTCCTCGGAGCAGACCTTCACCATCGCCCGCTGGATGCTCATGGCCGACCGCATGATCCGCCGTGTGCAGGAAATCCTGCAGGGCGGCGACGCGGCGCAGTCGGCTGCCGACGGCCTCTCGCGCGACGCCCAGCTCTACGGCTCGGTGCTCAAGGGCCTGGTCGACGGCAACCCCGATGGCGGCGTGCGAGCGATGAGCGACGCCAACGCGCGCAAGATCCTCGACGGCATGCAGTCGTCGTGGAGCGAACTGGTCGACCCGGTGAACCAGCTGGTGGCCGCCTCGCCCAACCTGCAGGACGTCAAGCGCGCCGGCAACCAGGCCTCGCTCGATTCGCAGACCGTGCTCCTGCGCGCGAACGAATCCGCCGACCAGATCGCCAAACTGCCGCTGACCCGCCTGTTCCCGAACGTCTGGTGGGGCCTGCTCGGCGCCATCGGCGCGGTGCTCTTCGCGCTGCTGCTGGTCTACAACCTCGTGCGCGACCAGCGCCGCCGCTTCGAGACCACGTCGGAACTGAACCAGCGCAACCAGACGGCGATCATGCGCCTGCTCGACGAGATGGGTACGCTCGCCGAAGGCGACCTGACCATCAAGGCGACGGTCACCGAGGACATCACCGGCGCCATCGCGGACGCCATGAACTCCGCGGTGGACGAGATGCGCAACCTCGTCACCACCATCAACGAGACCGCCGTGCGCGTCTCGGCGGCCGCCCAGGAAACCCAGGCCACCGCCATGCACCTGGCCGACGCGGCCGAGCAGCAGGCGCAGCAGATCAGCTCGGCCACTTCGGCGATCAACCAGATCGCCACCTCGATGGATACGGTGTCCAAGGACTCGGCCGAATCGGCCGACGTGGCGCAGCGCTCGGTGCAGATCGCGTCACGCGGAGCCGAAGTGGTGCGCGAGACCATCCAGGGCATGGATTCCATCCGTGACCAGATCCAGGAAACCTCCAAGCGCATCAAGCGCCTGGGCGAGTCGTCGCAGGAGATCGGCTCGATCGTGGAACTCATCAACGACATCGCCGAACAGACCAACATCCTCGCGCTCAACGCCGCCATCCAGGCGGCCTCGGCGGGCGAGGCCGGCCGCGGTTTCGCGGTGGTGGCCGACGAAGTGCAGCGCCTCGCGGAACGCTCCGCCAGCGCCACCAAGCGTATCGAGACGCTGGTGCAGACCATTCAGTCCGATACCAACGAAGCGGTGAGCTCGATGGAACAGACCACCGCCGAGGTGGTGGCCGGTGCCCGCCTCGCGGAAGACGCGGGTACGGCGCTGGGCGACATCGAACGCGTGTCGAACGACCTGTCGGCGCTGATTCAGAACATCTCCGCGGCGGCGCGCCAGCAGTCGGCCGCGGCGACGGATACCTCGGCCACGATGAACGTGATCCAGGAAATCACCTCGCAAACGTCGCTGGGCGCGAGCCAGACGGCCGAATCGATCGGCAACCTCGCGCAACTGGCGAACGACCTTCGCCTGTCCGTCGCGAACTTCAAGCTGCCGGGTTGA
- a CDS encoding response regulator — protein sequence MANILIIDDSPTDVRVFTTLLEKAGFSVSSVDNAEAGIERIRAGKPDLVIMDVIMPGMNGFQATRTLSRDPATADVPVVMITTKSMETDRVWGLRQGAKAFITKPVNEKELLSTINGLLSQRTH from the coding sequence GTGGCAAATATCCTCATCATCGACGACTCGCCCACCGACGTTCGCGTGTTCACCACGCTGCTGGAGAAGGCGGGCTTTTCCGTTTCCAGCGTCGACAACGCCGAGGCCGGCATCGAGCGCATCCGCGCGGGCAAGCCCGACCTCGTGATCATGGACGTGATCATGCCGGGCATGAACGGCTTCCAGGCCACGCGCACGCTGAGCCGCGATCCGGCCACCGCCGACGTGCCGGTGGTGATGATCACCACCAAATCGATGGAAACCGACCGCGTTTGGGGCCTGCGCCAGGGGGCCAAGGCCTTCATCACCAAGCCGGTGAACGAGAAAGAACTGCTTTCGACCATCAACGGTCTGCTGTCGCAACGGACGCACTGA
- a CDS encoding aspartate carbamoyltransferase catalytic subunit, whose amino-acid sequence MSHRLRHLTTLENLPRDTIERLLDRAESMREATAHGTRKLDLLAGRTVLNLFFEPSTRTRTSFELAARRLGADVINFDIGLSSTAKGEELFDTLHTLEAMHLDTIVVRHKVSGTPEELVKHAMSGVSVVNAGDGNRAHPTQGLLDALTIRNHHADFRKLKVAICGDVRHSRVARSDVHVLNALGAKDIRIVGPAPLLPAEGELKGVTYHDDFDRAIEGVDAVIMLRLQKERMAATDLPDEAAYFERYGLDTKRLARAAKGCLVMHPGPINRGIEIAPEVADGAQSRILEQVGNGVFVRMAVLAEVMGR is encoded by the coding sequence ATGTCACACCGCCTGCGCCATCTGACCACCCTCGAGAACCTGCCGCGCGACACCATCGAACGCCTGCTCGATCGCGCCGAAAGCATGCGCGAAGCCACCGCGCACGGTACGCGAAAGCTCGACCTGCTCGCCGGCCGCACGGTGCTCAACCTGTTCTTCGAGCCGTCCACCCGCACGCGCACGTCGTTCGAGCTGGCCGCGCGCCGGCTCGGCGCCGACGTGATCAATTTCGACATCGGCCTGTCGTCGACCGCCAAGGGCGAAGAACTCTTCGACACCCTGCACACGCTCGAAGCCATGCATCTGGACACCATCGTGGTGCGCCACAAGGTGTCGGGAACGCCGGAAGAACTGGTCAAGCACGCCATGAGCGGCGTGTCGGTGGTGAACGCCGGCGACGGCAATCGCGCGCACCCCACGCAAGGCCTGCTCGACGCGCTCACCATCCGCAACCACCACGCGGACTTCCGCAAGCTCAAGGTCGCCATCTGCGGCGACGTGCGCCACTCGCGGGTGGCCCGTTCCGACGTGCACGTGCTGAATGCGCTCGGCGCCAAGGACATCCGCATCGTCGGCCCGGCCCCGCTCCTTCCCGCCGAGGGCGAACTCAAGGGCGTCACCTACCACGACGATTTCGACCGGGCCATCGAAGGTGTCGACGCCGTGATCATGCTGCGCCTTCAGAAAGAGCGCATGGCTGCCACCGATCTCCCCGACGAAGCCGCCTACTTCGAGCGCTACGGCCTCGACACGAAGCGCCTGGCCCGCGCCGCCAAGGGTTGCCTGGTGATGCATCCGGGCCCGATCAACCGCGGCATCGAGATCGCCCCCGAGGTGGCCGACGGCGCGCAGTCACGCATTCTCGAGCAGGTGGGCAACGGCGTGTTCGTGCGCATGGCCGTGCTGGCCGAAGTGATGGGCCGCTGA
- a CDS encoding energy transducer TonB yields the protein MTTRATGADLFGATLLFSLLLHGIVILGITFETEKPRPSVPTLDVTLVDVANAEQPDKADFLAQASNSGGGEHDKAMRPAEPVSGPLPTPNAGLAPEPKEAQAPAPHESAPTQLVTTTGRASFAVDTRTERSEQPPQPLPESDEDVRRKLEMAKLAAEVRDQSEAYAKRPKKKFISSNTREYAYAAYMKGWVDRVQRVGNLNYPDEARRNGVHGELVLTVGLNRDGSIHSIDVIKSSGQKLLDDAAVRIVRLSAPFPALPADKNRVDELYITRTWQFLPGNVLRNY from the coding sequence ATGACCACACGCGCCACCGGCGCCGACCTGTTCGGCGCCACATTGCTGTTCTCGCTGCTGCTGCACGGTATCGTCATCCTCGGCATCACCTTCGAGACGGAAAAGCCCAGACCCAGCGTGCCCACGCTGGACGTCACACTCGTGGACGTGGCCAACGCCGAACAACCCGACAAGGCCGACTTCCTCGCCCAGGCCAGCAACAGCGGCGGCGGCGAGCACGACAAGGCCATGCGTCCGGCCGAGCCGGTATCCGGCCCGCTGCCCACGCCCAACGCCGGGTTGGCCCCGGAGCCGAAGGAAGCGCAGGCGCCCGCGCCGCACGAGAGCGCGCCGACCCAGCTGGTGACCACCACGGGCCGGGCATCGTTCGCCGTGGACACGCGGACGGAGCGCAGCGAACAGCCTCCGCAGCCGTTGCCGGAGTCCGACGAGGACGTGCGCCGCAAACTGGAAATGGCGAAGCTGGCCGCGGAGGTGCGCGACCAGTCCGAGGCCTACGCCAAGCGGCCGAAGAAGAAGTTCATCTCGTCCAACACCCGCGAATACGCCTATGCCGCCTACATGAAGGGCTGGGTGGATCGCGTGCAGCGCGTGGGCAACCTCAATTACCCCGACGAAGCGCGCCGTAACGGGGTCCATGGCGAGCTGGTACTCACCGTGGGACTGAACCGCGACGGCTCGATCCACAGCATCGACGTGATCAAGAGTTCGGGCCAGAAGCTGCTCGACGACGCCGCCGTGCGCATCGTGCGCCTCTCGGCGCCCTTCCCCGCCCTGCCGGCGGACAAGAACCGGGTCGACGAGCTGTACATCACGCGTACGTGGCAGTTCCTGCCCGGTAACGTGCTGCGCAACTACTGA
- the gshB gene encoding glutathione synthase, whose amino-acid sequence MSLSVAVLMDPIRAIKIAKDSTFAMLLEAQRRGHSLLYMEQGDLALRGGEAWARLRPLWVKDDPSGWFTLGEAAWRPLSDVDVVLQRKDPPVDSQFVYDTMVLEAAQKAGCNVVNDPRSLRDCNEKLFALQFPQCIPPTLVARDRDELRKFVAEHDEVVLKPLDGMGGRGIFRVKAGDANLNSMLETLLDGNSQFAIAQKYIPEIVKGDKRILLIDGEPVPYALARIPQGDEFRGNLAAGGRGEGQELSERDRWIAAQVAPELRKRGLRFVGLDVIGDYLTEINVTSPTGIRELEKQFGINIPGLLFDAIEAR is encoded by the coding sequence ATGTCGCTATCCGTCGCCGTCCTGATGGACCCCATCCGCGCCATCAAGATCGCCAAGGACTCCACCTTCGCCATGCTGCTGGAAGCCCAGCGCCGCGGCCACTCGCTGCTCTACATGGAGCAGGGCGACCTGGCCCTGCGCGGCGGCGAGGCCTGGGCCCGCCTGCGCCCCCTCTGGGTGAAGGACGACCCGTCCGGCTGGTTTACCCTGGGCGAGGCCGCCTGGCGCCCGCTGAGCGACGTGGACGTGGTGCTGCAACGCAAGGATCCGCCCGTCGACTCCCAGTTCGTGTACGACACCATGGTGCTGGAAGCGGCCCAGAAGGCCGGCTGCAATGTCGTGAACGACCCGCGCAGCCTGCGCGACTGCAACGAGAAGCTGTTCGCCCTGCAGTTTCCGCAGTGCATCCCGCCCACCCTGGTCGCCCGCGACCGCGACGAACTCAGGAAATTCGTCGCCGAACACGACGAGGTGGTGCTCAAGCCGCTGGACGGCATGGGCGGCCGCGGGATCTTCCGGGTGAAGGCGGGCGACGCCAACCTCAACTCCATGCTCGAGACCCTGCTCGACGGCAACAGCCAGTTCGCCATCGCGCAGAAGTACATCCCCGAGATCGTCAAGGGCGACAAGCGCATCCTGTTGATCGACGGCGAGCCGGTACCCTATGCCCTGGCCCGCATCCCGCAGGGCGACGAATTCCGCGGCAACCTGGCCGCCGGCGGCCGGGGCGAGGGCCAGGAGCTCTCCGAGCGCGACCGCTGGATCGCCGCCCAGGTAGCGCCGGAACTGCGCAAGCGCGGCCTGCGCTTCGTGGGCCTGGACGTCATCGGCGACTACCTGACCGAGATCAACGTCACATCTCCGACCGGCATCCGCGAACTGGAGAAGCAATTCGGCATTAACATCCCCGGGCTGCTGTTCGACGCGATCGAGGCCCGATGA
- a CDS encoding BON domain-containing protein, producing MNHANLRKALFAAALVAGLGTAPFAQVYAQDSAAASSKGDNQTVAGKVDDTWITTKVKSEFAANKSVKATDISVSTTEGVVTLTGTVATAKEKSHAEMIAKKIKGVKSVDASGLTVSAAAK from the coding sequence ATGAACCATGCCAACCTCCGTAAGGCCCTGTTCGCTGCCGCCCTCGTTGCCGGTCTCGGCACGGCGCCGTTTGCGCAGGTGTATGCCCAGGACTCCGCCGCAGCTTCGTCGAAGGGCGACAACCAGACGGTCGCCGGCAAGGTCGACGACACCTGGATCACCACGAAGGTGAAGTCCGAGTTCGCCGCGAACAAGAGCGTGAAGGCCACCGACATCTCGGTGAGCACCACCGAAGGCGTCGTCACCCTGACGGGTACCGTCGCCACGGCGAAGGAGAAGAGCCACGCCGAGATGATCGCCAAGAAGATCAAGGGCGTGAAGAGCGTCGATGCAAGCGGCCTGACGGTATCTGCCGCCGCTAAGTAA
- a CDS encoding YqgE/AlgH family protein, which produces MSNPNTFAGQFLIAMPSLAEPPFARGVAFLCQHGDDGAVGLLINQISEYRLGDVLAQMKLHCEDPEIADYPVLIGGPVQQERGFVLHREHGNWDSSYRVNEDWSVTTSRDILVAMARGDGPRRAVVTLGYSGWDAGQLEQEVMDNAWLTTQADERIVFDTPLDERWGAAARTAGVRDPSQLTGYAGHA; this is translated from the coding sequence ATGAGCAACCCCAATACCTTCGCAGGGCAATTCCTCATCGCGATGCCCTCCCTGGCCGAACCGCCGTTCGCGCGCGGCGTCGCGTTCCTGTGCCAGCACGGTGACGACGGCGCGGTCGGCTTGCTCATCAACCAGATCTCCGAATACCGCCTGGGCGACGTCCTCGCCCAGATGAAGCTGCATTGCGAAGACCCCGAGATCGCCGACTACCCCGTGCTCATCGGTGGACCGGTCCAGCAGGAGCGAGGCTTCGTGCTGCATCGCGAACACGGCAACTGGGACTCGAGCTACCGGGTCAACGAAGACTGGTCCGTGACCACGTCGCGCGACATCCTCGTCGCGATGGCGCGCGGCGACGGTCCCCGCCGCGCCGTGGTCACGCTCGGCTATTCCGGCTGGGACGCCGGGCAGCTCGAACAGGAAGTGATGGACAACGCCTGGCTCACCACCCAGGCCGACGAACGCATCGTCTTCGACACCCCGCTCGACGAACGCTGGGGCGCCGCCGCGCGTACGGCGGGCGTACGCGATCCGTCCCAACTCACCGGCTACGCCGGGCACGCCTGA